Proteins encoded in a region of the Neodiprion lecontei isolate iyNeoLeco1 chromosome 5, iyNeoLeco1.1, whole genome shotgun sequence genome:
- the LOC107217955 gene encoding uncharacterized protein LOC107217955 isoform X2 — MCKKMTWTIYIQSILLLCAICTVLGLRQCDQNNTGWEKVAGMRPESVDSSAILYEGINSQGITTTCFRKCRALNCTAFVIDLERAGCFSVKVSSQHFVPEPNVTFYHQICVKVPSNCKLERLWQVERTLGAILVDPSARWLPEIMTRAQCYESCIAAGRNCRSARYRTAEDLRIGDTQGRCALSTLDRGSRPQAYRASMYRDEYLQNQCHNLSKADYCSYSEFENATMLYSDLRLPGLDETQCEERCDASLDGFNCRGYTVHRSYNSITASNLVCLLHADDTIGAGPSSLIYVPDLIYKEREPCLDLRVRCTNESLTVELSTDDAFWGRLYVSGWGERCGVQGSGKNLTSLRLVLPHREDLTMGRTIKCGLSPVISVNSRNRSRTIAWATVVVQFNPIIQRLGDQAVRVGCSLDGNDDPPQPRNITVHSDVHFIDPNAGLPPIVSTVVNSSSEAPMVRMRILDESLSRDATVTQLGQKLILRIEIIPPDGPFDIFAGHLVASSAGGDSSYLLLDEMGCPTDTSTFPALVRDVTDNSSLVAKFTAFKFPNSQLVRFNVVVKFCTGRCKPAHCSNDEYSYGRRRREISTAPTNANVTEITPKTIPDKIPLQFSIFVHSPVVSPDPLLSRDSSAPDTILVAGGQSLDGLLCVDAGLALGLLIFWLIVQIMLTIGCLVAVKRYRRLARRAEEDRADILARHLYGIHGGNFEVARRVRWADHNSSSVS, encoded by the exons atgtgtaaaaaaatgacGTGGACCATTTACATTCAATCTATATTGCTTCTTTGTGCCATATGTACAG TGCTTGGTTTACGGCAATGTGACCAAAACAATACCGGATGGGAAAAAGTCGCCGGGATGAGACCAGAGTCCGTAGACTCAAGTGCAATTCTGTACGAGGGTATAAATTCTCAAGGAATCACGACAACATGTTTTAGGAA GTGCAGAGCACTGAATTGCACTGCTTTTGTAATTGATCTGGAAAGAGCTGGTTGTTTTAGCGTAAAAGTAAGCTCGCAGCATTTTGTTCCAGAACCCAACGTCACCTTTTATCACCAAATTTGCGTTAAAG TTCCTTCGAATTGCAAGCTCGAAAGGCTCTGGCAAGTGGAACGAACGCTCGGTGCGATTTTGGTGGATCCTTCAGCCAGGTGGCTGCCTGAAATCATGACGAGAGCGCAGTGTTACGAAAGCTGTATCGCCGCCG GTAGAAATTGCAGATCAGCGCGATATCGCACCGCCGAAGACTTACGCATCGGAGACACGCAGGGTAGATGCGCTCTTTCTACCCTTGACAGGGGATCCAGACCTCAAGCTTATAGGGCTTCCATGTACAGAGACGAGTATCTCCAGAATCAGTGCCATAATTTGT CCAAAGCTGATTACTGTTCTTACTCGGAGTTCGAAAACGCAACCATGCTGTACTCCGATCTGAGGTTGCCTGGACTGGACGAAACACAA TGCGAAGAGAGGTGCGACGCCAGTTTGGATGGGTTCAACTGCAGAGGGTATACAGTACATCGGTCGTACAATTCAATAACTGCGTCGAATTTGGTGTGTCTCCTTCATGCCGACGATACTATCGGTGCTGGACCAAGTTCTCTGATATACGTGCCTGATCTAATCTACAAAGAACGCGAGCCCTGTTTGGACC TGAGAGTCAGATGCACGAACGAAAGCCTTACCGTTGAATTGAGCACGGATGACGCCTTCTGGGGCAGGTTGTACGTCAGTGGATGGGGCGAACGTTGTGGAGTGCAAGGAAGTGGTAAAAACCTGACATCCCTGAGGCTGGTTTTACCGCATCGCGAGGATCTCACTATGGGCAGAACCATCAAATGTGGACTGAGCCCTGTCATATCCGTGAACAGCCGTAATCG GAGCCGCACCATAGCTTGGGCCACCGTTGTCGTGCAGTTCAATCCAATAATTCAGAGACTTGGTGACCAGGCGGTGAGAGTTGGGTGTTCCCTGGACGGAAATGACGACCCCCCACAGCCGAGAAACATCACAGTACATTCAGACGTACATTTTATTGACCCAAA CGCTGGCTTACCACCGATCGTTTCAACCGTCGTAAACTCATCATCGGAGGCTCCGATGGTAAGGATGAGGATACTTGATGAGAGCCTTTCGCGCGACGCGACCGTCACTCAGCTGGGACAGAAGTTGATTCTGAGGATCGAAATAATTCCGCCCGACG GCCCATTTGACATTTTTGCCGGACATTTGGTCGCCAGCAGTGCTGGAGGAGATTCATCCTATCTTCTGCTCGATGAAATGGGATGTCCAACTGACACGAGCACCTTTCCAGCTCTGGTACGAGATGTCACAGACAACAGTTCACTTGTCGCAAAATTCACTGCCTTCAAGTTTCCCAATAGCCAATTGGTCAGGTTCAACGTGGTTGTAAAGTTTTGCACCGGAAGATGCAAGCCG GCTCACTGCAGCAATGATGAATATTCTTACGGAAGGCGGCGTAGAGAGATATCTACTGCACCCACAAATGCCAATGTCACCGAAATAACACCGAAGACGATTCCCGATAAAATTCCTCTCCAGTTCTCGATATTCGTTCATAGCCCAGTAGTTTCACCAGATCCTCTTCTGTCGCGGGACAGTTCAGCACCAGACACCATCCTTGTTGCTGGTGGTC AATCGTTGGATGGGCTGCTTTGCGTTGACGCTGGCCTTGCCTTGGGTCTCTTGATTTTTTGGCTTATCGTTCAAATAATGTTGACGATCGGTTGTTTGGTGGCTGTAAAACGATACCGACGATTAGCTCGTCGGGCGGAAGAGGATCGTGCCGATATATTGGCCAGGCATCTTTATGGTATTCACGGTGGTAATTTCGAAGTTGCCCGACGTGTACGGTGGGCTGATCACAACAGCTCATCCGTCAGCTGA
- the LOC107217955 gene encoding uncharacterized protein LOC107217955 isoform X3 — translation MLGLRQCDQNNTGWEKVAGMRPESVDSSAILYEGINSQGITTTCFRKCRALNCTAFVIDLERAGCFSVKVSSQHFVPEPNVTFYHQICVKVPSNCKLERLWQVERTLGAILVDPSARWLPEIMTRAQCYESCIAAGRNCRSARYRTAEDLRIGDTQGRCALSTLDRGSRPQAYRASMYRDEYLQNQCHNLSKADYCSYSEFENATMLYSDLRLPGLDETQCEERCDASLDGFNCRGYTVHRSYNSITASNLVCLLHADDTIGAGPSSLIYVPDLIYKEREPCLDLRVRCTNESLTVELSTDDAFWGRLYVSGWGERCGVQGSGKNLTSLRLVLPHREDLTMGRTIKCGLSPVISVNSRNRSRTIAWATVVVQFNPIIQRLGDQAVRVGCSLDGNDDPPQPRNITVHSDVHFIDPNAGLPPIVSTVVNSSSEAPMVRMRILDESLSRDATVTQLGQKLILRIEIIPPDGPFDIFAGHLVASSAGGDSSYLLLDEMGCPTDTSTFPALVRDVTDNSSLVAKFTAFKFPNSQLVRFNVVVKFCTGRCKPAHCSNDEYSYGRRRREISTAPTNANVTEITPKTIPDKIPLQFSIFVHSPVVSPDPLLSRDSSAPDTILVAGGQSLDGLLCVDAGLALGLLIFWLIVQIMLTIGCLVAVKRYRRLARRAEEDRADILARHLYGIHGGNFEVARRVRWADHNSSSVS, via the exons A TGCTTGGTTTACGGCAATGTGACCAAAACAATACCGGATGGGAAAAAGTCGCCGGGATGAGACCAGAGTCCGTAGACTCAAGTGCAATTCTGTACGAGGGTATAAATTCTCAAGGAATCACGACAACATGTTTTAGGAA GTGCAGAGCACTGAATTGCACTGCTTTTGTAATTGATCTGGAAAGAGCTGGTTGTTTTAGCGTAAAAGTAAGCTCGCAGCATTTTGTTCCAGAACCCAACGTCACCTTTTATCACCAAATTTGCGTTAAAG TTCCTTCGAATTGCAAGCTCGAAAGGCTCTGGCAAGTGGAACGAACGCTCGGTGCGATTTTGGTGGATCCTTCAGCCAGGTGGCTGCCTGAAATCATGACGAGAGCGCAGTGTTACGAAAGCTGTATCGCCGCCG GTAGAAATTGCAGATCAGCGCGATATCGCACCGCCGAAGACTTACGCATCGGAGACACGCAGGGTAGATGCGCTCTTTCTACCCTTGACAGGGGATCCAGACCTCAAGCTTATAGGGCTTCCATGTACAGAGACGAGTATCTCCAGAATCAGTGCCATAATTTGT CCAAAGCTGATTACTGTTCTTACTCGGAGTTCGAAAACGCAACCATGCTGTACTCCGATCTGAGGTTGCCTGGACTGGACGAAACACAA TGCGAAGAGAGGTGCGACGCCAGTTTGGATGGGTTCAACTGCAGAGGGTATACAGTACATCGGTCGTACAATTCAATAACTGCGTCGAATTTGGTGTGTCTCCTTCATGCCGACGATACTATCGGTGCTGGACCAAGTTCTCTGATATACGTGCCTGATCTAATCTACAAAGAACGCGAGCCCTGTTTGGACC TGAGAGTCAGATGCACGAACGAAAGCCTTACCGTTGAATTGAGCACGGATGACGCCTTCTGGGGCAGGTTGTACGTCAGTGGATGGGGCGAACGTTGTGGAGTGCAAGGAAGTGGTAAAAACCTGACATCCCTGAGGCTGGTTTTACCGCATCGCGAGGATCTCACTATGGGCAGAACCATCAAATGTGGACTGAGCCCTGTCATATCCGTGAACAGCCGTAATCG GAGCCGCACCATAGCTTGGGCCACCGTTGTCGTGCAGTTCAATCCAATAATTCAGAGACTTGGTGACCAGGCGGTGAGAGTTGGGTGTTCCCTGGACGGAAATGACGACCCCCCACAGCCGAGAAACATCACAGTACATTCAGACGTACATTTTATTGACCCAAA CGCTGGCTTACCACCGATCGTTTCAACCGTCGTAAACTCATCATCGGAGGCTCCGATGGTAAGGATGAGGATACTTGATGAGAGCCTTTCGCGCGACGCGACCGTCACTCAGCTGGGACAGAAGTTGATTCTGAGGATCGAAATAATTCCGCCCGACG GCCCATTTGACATTTTTGCCGGACATTTGGTCGCCAGCAGTGCTGGAGGAGATTCATCCTATCTTCTGCTCGATGAAATGGGATGTCCAACTGACACGAGCACCTTTCCAGCTCTGGTACGAGATGTCACAGACAACAGTTCACTTGTCGCAAAATTCACTGCCTTCAAGTTTCCCAATAGCCAATTGGTCAGGTTCAACGTGGTTGTAAAGTTTTGCACCGGAAGATGCAAGCCG GCTCACTGCAGCAATGATGAATATTCTTACGGAAGGCGGCGTAGAGAGATATCTACTGCACCCACAAATGCCAATGTCACCGAAATAACACCGAAGACGATTCCCGATAAAATTCCTCTCCAGTTCTCGATATTCGTTCATAGCCCAGTAGTTTCACCAGATCCTCTTCTGTCGCGGGACAGTTCAGCACCAGACACCATCCTTGTTGCTGGTGGTC AATCGTTGGATGGGCTGCTTTGCGTTGACGCTGGCCTTGCCTTGGGTCTCTTGATTTTTTGGCTTATCGTTCAAATAATGTTGACGATCGGTTGTTTGGTGGCTGTAAAACGATACCGACGATTAGCTCGTCGGGCGGAAGAGGATCGTGCCGATATATTGGCCAGGCATCTTTATGGTATTCACGGTGGTAATTTCGAAGTTGCCCGACGTGTACGGTGGGCTGATCACAACAGCTCATCCGTCAGCTGA
- the LOC107217918 gene encoding uncharacterized protein LOC107217918: MKRLASLLLIVILTTEYASAVTVVRERDGSMESSNGINGRVADHVRQLINGVERLPYIGEIVKNFLTQAIDIVIQLDVATNGSLSRMINRIMPCTISVDGSMMCSGVSMASQIRELVTSLIDIFLPPWAKIVLATVIARMKPINFTDNW, translated from the exons ATGAAGCGACTAGCGAGCCTGCTGCTGATTGTCATCTTGACTACAGAATACGCCAGTGCTG TAACTGTGGTAAGAGAGAGGGATGGGAGCATGGAAAGTAGCAATGGTATAAACGGCAGGGTGGCGGACCATGTTAGACAGTTAATCAACGGGGTTGAACGCCTTCCTTACATCGGGGAAATAGTTAAGAACTTTTTAACACAAGCGATAGACATCGTGATTCAATTGGACGTTGCAACCAACGGAAGTCTTAGCCGCATGATAAATAGGATAATGCCATGTACAATTTCCGTTGACGGAAGTATGATGTGCAGCGGAGTTTCCATGGCATCACAAATTCGTGAGCTCGTTACGAGCCTGATAGACATCTTCCTTCCTCCATGGGCTAAGATTGTGTTGGCCACGGTTATAGCTCGCATGAAACCAATTAATTTCACTGATAACTGGTAG
- the LOC107217955 gene encoding uncharacterized protein LOC107217955 isoform X5 encodes MRPESVDSSAILYEGINSQGITTTCFRKCRALNCTAFVIDLERAGCFSVKVSSQHFVPEPNVTFYHQICVKVPSNCKLERLWQVERTLGAILVDPSARWLPEIMTRAQCYESCIAAGRNCRSARYRTAEDLRIGDTQGRCALSTLDRGSRPQAYRASMYRDEYLQNQCHNLSKADYCSYSEFENATMLYSDLRLPGLDETQCEERCDASLDGFNCRGYTVHRSYNSITASNLVCLLHADDTIGAGPSSLIYVPDLIYKEREPCLDLRVRCTNESLTVELSTDDAFWGRLYVSGWGERCGVQGSGKNLTSLRLVLPHREDLTMGRTIKCGLSPVISVNSRNRSRTIAWATVVVQFNPIIQRLGDQAVRVGCSLDGNDDPPQPRNITVHSDVHFIDPNAGLPPIVSTVVNSSSEAPMVRMRILDESLSRDATVTQLGQKLILRIEIIPPDGPFDIFAGHLVASSAGGDSSYLLLDEMGCPTDTSTFPALVRDVTDNSSLVAKFTAFKFPNSQLVRFNVVVKFCTGRCKPAHCSNDEYSYGRRRREISTAPTNANVTEITPKTIPDKIPLQFSIFVHSPVVSPDPLLSRDSSAPDTILVAGGQSLDGLLCVDAGLALGLLIFWLIVQIMLTIGCLVAVKRYRRLARRAEEDRADILARHLYGIHGGNFEVARRVRWADHNSSSVS; translated from the exons ATGAGACCAGAGTCCGTAGACTCAAGTGCAATTCTGTACGAGGGTATAAATTCTCAAGGAATCACGACAACATGTTTTAGGAA GTGCAGAGCACTGAATTGCACTGCTTTTGTAATTGATCTGGAAAGAGCTGGTTGTTTTAGCGTAAAAGTAAGCTCGCAGCATTTTGTTCCAGAACCCAACGTCACCTTTTATCACCAAATTTGCGTTAAAG TTCCTTCGAATTGCAAGCTCGAAAGGCTCTGGCAAGTGGAACGAACGCTCGGTGCGATTTTGGTGGATCCTTCAGCCAGGTGGCTGCCTGAAATCATGACGAGAGCGCAGTGTTACGAAAGCTGTATCGCCGCCG GTAGAAATTGCAGATCAGCGCGATATCGCACCGCCGAAGACTTACGCATCGGAGACACGCAGGGTAGATGCGCTCTTTCTACCCTTGACAGGGGATCCAGACCTCAAGCTTATAGGGCTTCCATGTACAGAGACGAGTATCTCCAGAATCAGTGCCATAATTTGT CCAAAGCTGATTACTGTTCTTACTCGGAGTTCGAAAACGCAACCATGCTGTACTCCGATCTGAGGTTGCCTGGACTGGACGAAACACAA TGCGAAGAGAGGTGCGACGCCAGTTTGGATGGGTTCAACTGCAGAGGGTATACAGTACATCGGTCGTACAATTCAATAACTGCGTCGAATTTGGTGTGTCTCCTTCATGCCGACGATACTATCGGTGCTGGACCAAGTTCTCTGATATACGTGCCTGATCTAATCTACAAAGAACGCGAGCCCTGTTTGGACC TGAGAGTCAGATGCACGAACGAAAGCCTTACCGTTGAATTGAGCACGGATGACGCCTTCTGGGGCAGGTTGTACGTCAGTGGATGGGGCGAACGTTGTGGAGTGCAAGGAAGTGGTAAAAACCTGACATCCCTGAGGCTGGTTTTACCGCATCGCGAGGATCTCACTATGGGCAGAACCATCAAATGTGGACTGAGCCCTGTCATATCCGTGAACAGCCGTAATCG GAGCCGCACCATAGCTTGGGCCACCGTTGTCGTGCAGTTCAATCCAATAATTCAGAGACTTGGTGACCAGGCGGTGAGAGTTGGGTGTTCCCTGGACGGAAATGACGACCCCCCACAGCCGAGAAACATCACAGTACATTCAGACGTACATTTTATTGACCCAAA CGCTGGCTTACCACCGATCGTTTCAACCGTCGTAAACTCATCATCGGAGGCTCCGATGGTAAGGATGAGGATACTTGATGAGAGCCTTTCGCGCGACGCGACCGTCACTCAGCTGGGACAGAAGTTGATTCTGAGGATCGAAATAATTCCGCCCGACG GCCCATTTGACATTTTTGCCGGACATTTGGTCGCCAGCAGTGCTGGAGGAGATTCATCCTATCTTCTGCTCGATGAAATGGGATGTCCAACTGACACGAGCACCTTTCCAGCTCTGGTACGAGATGTCACAGACAACAGTTCACTTGTCGCAAAATTCACTGCCTTCAAGTTTCCCAATAGCCAATTGGTCAGGTTCAACGTGGTTGTAAAGTTTTGCACCGGAAGATGCAAGCCG GCTCACTGCAGCAATGATGAATATTCTTACGGAAGGCGGCGTAGAGAGATATCTACTGCACCCACAAATGCCAATGTCACCGAAATAACACCGAAGACGATTCCCGATAAAATTCCTCTCCAGTTCTCGATATTCGTTCATAGCCCAGTAGTTTCACCAGATCCTCTTCTGTCGCGGGACAGTTCAGCACCAGACACCATCCTTGTTGCTGGTGGTC AATCGTTGGATGGGCTGCTTTGCGTTGACGCTGGCCTTGCCTTGGGTCTCTTGATTTTTTGGCTTATCGTTCAAATAATGTTGACGATCGGTTGTTTGGTGGCTGTAAAACGATACCGACGATTAGCTCGTCGGGCGGAAGAGGATCGTGCCGATATATTGGCCAGGCATCTTTATGGTATTCACGGTGGTAATTTCGAAGTTGCCCGACGTGTACGGTGGGCTGATCACAACAGCTCATCCGTCAGCTGA
- the LOC107217955 gene encoding uncharacterized protein LOC107217955 isoform X1: MCIVIIIVEAGNKRDFIPCYQSCAISKVLGLRQCDQNNTGWEKVAGMRPESVDSSAILYEGINSQGITTTCFRKCRALNCTAFVIDLERAGCFSVKVSSQHFVPEPNVTFYHQICVKVPSNCKLERLWQVERTLGAILVDPSARWLPEIMTRAQCYESCIAAGRNCRSARYRTAEDLRIGDTQGRCALSTLDRGSRPQAYRASMYRDEYLQNQCHNLSKADYCSYSEFENATMLYSDLRLPGLDETQCEERCDASLDGFNCRGYTVHRSYNSITASNLVCLLHADDTIGAGPSSLIYVPDLIYKEREPCLDLRVRCTNESLTVELSTDDAFWGRLYVSGWGERCGVQGSGKNLTSLRLVLPHREDLTMGRTIKCGLSPVISVNSRNRSRTIAWATVVVQFNPIIQRLGDQAVRVGCSLDGNDDPPQPRNITVHSDVHFIDPNAGLPPIVSTVVNSSSEAPMVRMRILDESLSRDATVTQLGQKLILRIEIIPPDGPFDIFAGHLVASSAGGDSSYLLLDEMGCPTDTSTFPALVRDVTDNSSLVAKFTAFKFPNSQLVRFNVVVKFCTGRCKPAHCSNDEYSYGRRRREISTAPTNANVTEITPKTIPDKIPLQFSIFVHSPVVSPDPLLSRDSSAPDTILVAGGQSLDGLLCVDAGLALGLLIFWLIVQIMLTIGCLVAVKRYRRLARRAEEDRADILARHLYGIHGGNFEVARRVRWADHNSSSVS, encoded by the exons ATGtgtatcgtaataattattgtgGAGGCGGGAAATAAGCGCGATTTCATACCGTGCTATCAAAGCTGTGCGATTTCAAAAG TGCTTGGTTTACGGCAATGTGACCAAAACAATACCGGATGGGAAAAAGTCGCCGGGATGAGACCAGAGTCCGTAGACTCAAGTGCAATTCTGTACGAGGGTATAAATTCTCAAGGAATCACGACAACATGTTTTAGGAA GTGCAGAGCACTGAATTGCACTGCTTTTGTAATTGATCTGGAAAGAGCTGGTTGTTTTAGCGTAAAAGTAAGCTCGCAGCATTTTGTTCCAGAACCCAACGTCACCTTTTATCACCAAATTTGCGTTAAAG TTCCTTCGAATTGCAAGCTCGAAAGGCTCTGGCAAGTGGAACGAACGCTCGGTGCGATTTTGGTGGATCCTTCAGCCAGGTGGCTGCCTGAAATCATGACGAGAGCGCAGTGTTACGAAAGCTGTATCGCCGCCG GTAGAAATTGCAGATCAGCGCGATATCGCACCGCCGAAGACTTACGCATCGGAGACACGCAGGGTAGATGCGCTCTTTCTACCCTTGACAGGGGATCCAGACCTCAAGCTTATAGGGCTTCCATGTACAGAGACGAGTATCTCCAGAATCAGTGCCATAATTTGT CCAAAGCTGATTACTGTTCTTACTCGGAGTTCGAAAACGCAACCATGCTGTACTCCGATCTGAGGTTGCCTGGACTGGACGAAACACAA TGCGAAGAGAGGTGCGACGCCAGTTTGGATGGGTTCAACTGCAGAGGGTATACAGTACATCGGTCGTACAATTCAATAACTGCGTCGAATTTGGTGTGTCTCCTTCATGCCGACGATACTATCGGTGCTGGACCAAGTTCTCTGATATACGTGCCTGATCTAATCTACAAAGAACGCGAGCCCTGTTTGGACC TGAGAGTCAGATGCACGAACGAAAGCCTTACCGTTGAATTGAGCACGGATGACGCCTTCTGGGGCAGGTTGTACGTCAGTGGATGGGGCGAACGTTGTGGAGTGCAAGGAAGTGGTAAAAACCTGACATCCCTGAGGCTGGTTTTACCGCATCGCGAGGATCTCACTATGGGCAGAACCATCAAATGTGGACTGAGCCCTGTCATATCCGTGAACAGCCGTAATCG GAGCCGCACCATAGCTTGGGCCACCGTTGTCGTGCAGTTCAATCCAATAATTCAGAGACTTGGTGACCAGGCGGTGAGAGTTGGGTGTTCCCTGGACGGAAATGACGACCCCCCACAGCCGAGAAACATCACAGTACATTCAGACGTACATTTTATTGACCCAAA CGCTGGCTTACCACCGATCGTTTCAACCGTCGTAAACTCATCATCGGAGGCTCCGATGGTAAGGATGAGGATACTTGATGAGAGCCTTTCGCGCGACGCGACCGTCACTCAGCTGGGACAGAAGTTGATTCTGAGGATCGAAATAATTCCGCCCGACG GCCCATTTGACATTTTTGCCGGACATTTGGTCGCCAGCAGTGCTGGAGGAGATTCATCCTATCTTCTGCTCGATGAAATGGGATGTCCAACTGACACGAGCACCTTTCCAGCTCTGGTACGAGATGTCACAGACAACAGTTCACTTGTCGCAAAATTCACTGCCTTCAAGTTTCCCAATAGCCAATTGGTCAGGTTCAACGTGGTTGTAAAGTTTTGCACCGGAAGATGCAAGCCG GCTCACTGCAGCAATGATGAATATTCTTACGGAAGGCGGCGTAGAGAGATATCTACTGCACCCACAAATGCCAATGTCACCGAAATAACACCGAAGACGATTCCCGATAAAATTCCTCTCCAGTTCTCGATATTCGTTCATAGCCCAGTAGTTTCACCAGATCCTCTTCTGTCGCGGGACAGTTCAGCACCAGACACCATCCTTGTTGCTGGTGGTC AATCGTTGGATGGGCTGCTTTGCGTTGACGCTGGCCTTGCCTTGGGTCTCTTGATTTTTTGGCTTATCGTTCAAATAATGTTGACGATCGGTTGTTTGGTGGCTGTAAAACGATACCGACGATTAGCTCGTCGGGCGGAAGAGGATCGTGCCGATATATTGGCCAGGCATCTTTATGGTATTCACGGTGGTAATTTCGAAGTTGCCCGACGTGTACGGTGGGCTGATCACAACAGCTCATCCGTCAGCTGA